Proteins from a single region of Burkholderiales bacterium:
- a CDS encoding 4-hydroxy-tetrahydrodipicolinate synthase, with amino-acid sequence MPKTRIAGSFVALITPFNKDGSVDFEGFRTLLRFQEDHGTAAVLIMGSTGEVSMLSPAERQQIIVETARMKTGRMQFFYGCTGNSTAATIEYLKFARGNGADGAILAAPAYICASEADIEAYFLEVADATDLPLGIYNNPPRVKTDLHWDSLLRIFRHPNYVVHKESTTRVGQVAQVLRGRPDVSVMCCDSPNLGLVVPTMSLGGHGTANMTGNIAPAEMSWISRPWTDPQVSVGFREEYLRMLPMLHYSYSAINPVAIKSLMRAVGLPAGDLRRPLRTLEGEPLQNGLRIVRELGLDRKYGWSSRALKAA; translated from the coding sequence ATGCCCAAGACCAGGATCGCAGGCTCCTTCGTCGCGCTGATCACGCCGTTCAACAAGGACGGCAGCGTCGATTTCGAGGGCTTCCGCACGCTGCTGCGGTTCCAGGAGGACCACGGCACGGCCGCGGTCCTGATCATGGGCTCGACCGGCGAGGTGTCGATGCTCTCGCCCGCCGAGCGGCAGCAGATCATCGTCGAGACCGCCCGGATGAAGACCGGCAGGATGCAGTTCTTCTACGGATGCACCGGCAACAGCACGGCGGCCACGATCGAGTACCTGAAGTTCGCGCGCGGGAACGGCGCCGACGGCGCGATCCTGGCGGCGCCGGCCTACATCTGCGCCTCGGAGGCCGACATCGAGGCGTACTTCCTCGAGGTGGCCGACGCGACCGACCTGCCGCTCGGCATCTACAACAATCCGCCGCGCGTGAAGACCGACCTGCACTGGGACAGCCTGCTGCGCATCTTCAGGCATCCGAACTACGTCGTGCACAAGGAGTCGACCACGCGCGTCGGCCAGGTGGCGCAGGTGCTGCGCGGACGGCCCGACGTGTCCGTGATGTGCTGCGATTCGCCGAACCTCGGCCTGGTGGTGCCCACGATGAGCCTCGGTGGCCACGGCACCGCGAACATGACGGGCAACATCGCGCCGGCGGAGATGAGCTGGATCTCGCGGCCCTGGACCGACCCGCAGGTGTCGGTCGGCTTCCGGGAGGAATACCTGCGCATGCTCCCGATGCTCCACTACTCGTACTCGGCCATCAATCCGGTGGCGATCAAATCGCTGATGAGGGCCGTCGGCCTGCCGGCCGGGGACCTGCGCAGACCGCTGAGGACGCTCGAGGGCGAGCCGCTGCAGAACGGACTGCGCATCGTGCGCGAGCTCGGCCTCGACCGGAAGTACGGCTGGAGTTCGCGCGCGCTCAAGGCCGCGTAA
- a CDS encoding DUF2892 domain-containing protein, with protein MTTERLVRIFAGVFVLVSLALGVPASPFFHDSAWLWFTAFVGLNLLQSGFTRFCLLERILVAAGVKRGPVNAP; from the coding sequence ATGACCACCGAACGCCTCGTCCGGATCTTCGCCGGTGTCTTCGTCCTAGTCTCGCTCGCGCTCGGCGTGCCGGCGAGCCCGTTCTTCCACGACAGCGCCTGGCTGTGGTTCACCGCGTTCGTCGGGCTGAACCTGCTGCAGAGCGGCTTCACGCGCTTCTGCCTGCTGGAGAGGATCCTCGTGGCGGCAGGCGTGAAGCGGGGTCCGGTCAACGCACCCTGA